A genome region from Dickeya dadantii NCPPB 898 includes the following:
- a CDS encoding SDR family oxidoreductase has protein sequence MGSGQRALIIGASRGLGLGIATALHQQGWAVTATRRSPSAATDSLPVRWLALDINDAAQRTAFCQTLASDSFDLVLINAGVYGPERQDLTAVDPEQLIPLFLTNTLAPIALASALLPHLAPHATLAFMTSRLGSLTENAGAELPFYAASKAALNMLTRGLSDAVSGRQITLLSLHPGWVQTDLGGGSAPLTVETSVSGLLQQIARYQGKGGHHFVDYAGNLLAW, from the coding sequence ATGGGTTCAGGACAACGCGCATTGATTATCGGCGCTTCCCGCGGGCTGGGATTAGGCATCGCCACCGCCTTGCATCAGCAGGGTTGGGCCGTCACCGCCACCCGGCGCTCGCCTTCCGCCGCCACCGATAGCCTGCCGGTGCGCTGGCTGGCGCTGGATATCAATGACGCCGCGCAGCGTACCGCATTTTGCCAGACGCTGGCGTCGGACAGTTTTGATCTGGTGCTGATTAATGCAGGCGTCTATGGCCCGGAGCGACAGGATCTGACGGCTGTCGACCCCGAGCAGCTCATTCCGCTGTTCCTGACCAACACGCTGGCGCCGATCGCGCTGGCATCGGCGCTGCTGCCGCATCTGGCGCCGCACGCCACGCTGGCGTTCATGACCTCTCGGCTGGGCAGCCTGACGGAAAATGCCGGTGCGGAGCTGCCGTTCTATGCCGCCAGCAAGGCGGCGCTGAACATGTTGACGCGCGGCCTGAGCGACGCGGTGTCCGGCCGTCAGATCACGCTGCTATCCTTACACCCCGGCTGGGTGCAGACCGACCTCGGCGGCGGCAGCGCACCGCTGACGGTGGAAACTAGCGTCAGCGGTCTGTTGCAACAGATAGCGCGTTATCAGGGCAAAGGCGGTCACCATTTTGTCGATTATGCCGGCAACCTGCTGGCGTGGTGA
- a CDS encoding type III effector HrpK domain-containing protein, producing MSRIDNRIGLWPGAGPAAQPLTTPEHRPSLLPAPKGQAVEFGGPSPSLAALPAAPVAAAGRTRAAPPATTLAAEQATAMLDRSSYSDAKALEKWMPLLGSLPAQEREAAAKALNRPIAAANMLKAGGAEADVAMIYLRANPALMTALDTGKDGGKADGYISRRDIGAFIKNMTRSAQSAQRSLDDYRQAHPQADARSLRLVETSALLLANEPLLRAADPNRSAANADPQSVSSLSRQTDLAALASGNPLLSPELQNAARLWSHPGLFGLLEHADVKGEKLARVPHDGKLSAGDIRSWIAVQAPANDEQATALFHDAAALGLAGKTDISRLNDDVFTHPDRYSGAQKAATLVKLQQTLEQVAAGRQYRKTDETERVLNERIGQLQQDADVVRHFEQAVPADVLRLQMSDPQLALLARQGNGGRLTPPTTGLDGVNTVGQTAADRRASGGAQLAGRMERHLMDAAKASLHVTDLSKAAGSKTAIGLAGRVGAAVAGKVVGAVAGEAAGAAAASAVGAAAGPVGWAVSGALSIGMGIAELVNFFKAKSKLKHRRADFANTVNPTLTQFNIPKPR from the coding sequence ATGAGTCGTATTGATAACCGTATCGGCCTTTGGCCTGGCGCCGGACCGGCTGCGCAGCCGTTGACCACACCTGAGCATCGCCCGTCGCTTTTGCCTGCCCCCAAAGGGCAGGCGGTGGAGTTTGGCGGCCCTTCGCCGTCATTGGCGGCATTGCCTGCCGCGCCTGTTGCGGCGGCGGGTCGAACCCGCGCTGCGCCGCCGGCAACCACGCTGGCCGCGGAGCAGGCGACCGCCATGCTGGATCGGTCGAGTTACAGCGACGCCAAGGCGCTGGAGAAATGGATGCCGTTGCTGGGTTCGTTGCCGGCGCAGGAGCGGGAGGCGGCGGCTAAAGCGCTTAACCGGCCGATTGCCGCCGCCAACATGCTGAAAGCGGGTGGCGCGGAAGCGGACGTGGCGATGATCTACCTGCGGGCGAATCCGGCGCTGATGACGGCGCTGGATACGGGCAAAGACGGCGGTAAAGCCGATGGATACATTTCCCGGCGGGATATCGGCGCGTTCATAAAAAACATGACGCGCAGCGCCCAGAGCGCGCAACGTAGCCTTGATGATTATCGGCAGGCGCATCCGCAGGCGGACGCACGCTCGTTAAGGCTGGTGGAAACCTCGGCGCTGTTGCTGGCTAATGAGCCGTTGCTGCGCGCGGCCGACCCAAACCGCTCGGCGGCAAACGCCGACCCGCAGAGCGTCTCGTCACTTTCCCGCCAGACCGATTTGGCCGCGCTGGCCAGCGGCAATCCGCTGCTGTCGCCGGAGTTGCAAAATGCGGCCCGACTCTGGTCGCATCCAGGGCTGTTTGGCCTGCTGGAACATGCGGACGTGAAGGGGGAAAAGCTGGCGCGGGTGCCGCATGACGGCAAGCTGTCGGCGGGCGATATCAGAAGCTGGATAGCGGTTCAGGCGCCGGCGAATGATGAGCAGGCGACAGCGCTGTTTCACGATGCCGCCGCGCTGGGGCTGGCGGGCAAAACCGATATCAGCCGTCTGAATGATGACGTGTTTACCCATCCCGATCGTTACAGCGGCGCGCAGAAAGCGGCCACGTTGGTCAAATTACAACAGACGCTGGAGCAGGTGGCGGCAGGTCGACAGTATCGCAAGACCGACGAAACCGAACGGGTGTTGAATGAACGAATCGGTCAGCTACAGCAGGACGCCGATGTGGTGCGGCACTTTGAACAGGCGGTACCGGCCGACGTGTTACGGCTACAGATGTCGGACCCGCAGCTGGCGCTGTTAGCGCGTCAGGGGAATGGCGGCCGGTTGACGCCGCCCACGACCGGGCTTGACGGGGTGAACACCGTCGGCCAAACCGCGGCGGATCGCCGTGCGTCAGGCGGTGCGCAACTGGCCGGGCGGATGGAACGTCACCTGATGGATGCCGCCAAAGCGTCGTTGCATGTCACCGATCTGAGCAAGGCGGCCGGCAGCAAAACCGCGATTGGCCTGGCGGGGCGAGTGGGTGCCGCGGTAGCCGGCAAGGTGGTTGGCGCGGTGGCGGGTGAAGCCGCCGGCGCGGCGGCGGCTTCAGCGGTGGGCGCGGCGGCCGGGCCGGTGGGGTGGGCGGTCAGCGGCGCGCTCAGTATTGGGATGGGGATTGCCGAACTGGTCAATTTCTTCAAGGCGAAGAGCAAGCTCAAACACCGCCGGGCGGACTTTGCCAACACCGTCAACCCGACGCTGACGCAGTTCAACATCCCCAAACCGCGTTGA
- a CDS encoding hemagglutinin, which translates to MVMSISSNYSGLYNSVWQVSGVSSASSSTSSAATAIPYRKPDDDQEGGLFAALTSALSSIGITLGTSSTAETSATSSTTSSTSSTDSTSDTSSSSAKEAVATFLHTLMDTLHSIGASSNSSSLSDNPMKNDLSSLISALSSDSSSSSSSVSSSQLSELQSAFSSMVSALGGDSSSASLSSFLQSFSSSLASFSSQGNLVNTAA; encoded by the coding sequence ATGGTGATGTCCATTTCCTCCAACTATTCGGGATTATATAATTCCGTCTGGCAGGTATCCGGCGTCAGTTCCGCGTCATCCTCCACATCCTCTGCCGCTACGGCGATCCCTTACCGTAAACCGGACGACGATCAGGAAGGGGGATTATTTGCGGCGCTGACCAGCGCCTTGTCCTCCATCGGTATCACGCTGGGCACCAGCAGCACCGCGGAAACCAGCGCAACCAGTTCCACCACGTCCTCGACATCCTCAACGGACAGCACGTCGGACACCTCGTCGTCCAGCGCGAAAGAAGCCGTGGCGACCTTCCTGCACACGCTGATGGATACGCTGCACAGCATCGGCGCGTCGTCCAACTCGTCGTCCTTGTCCGACAACCCGATGAAGAACGATCTGTCCTCGTTGATCAGCGCGCTCTCTTCCGATTCGTCCTCCAGCAGCAGTTCGGTTTCCAGCAGCCAATTGAGCGAATTGCAGAGCGCATTCAGCTCGATGGTCAGCGCGTTGGGCGGCGACAGCAGCAGCGCGTCGCTGTCGTCTTTCCTGCAAAGCTTCTCGTCCTCGCTGGCGTCGTTCTCGTCACAGGGCAACCTGGTTAATACCGCCGCCTGA
- a CDS encoding ABC transporter substrate-binding protein, translating to MQYTGKYLKKTALMLTMMAGLSAGQSQAAVAPDTRSLDEIYQSALKEGGTVTVYAGGDVQSQQAGFKQAFENRFPGIKLNVIVDYSKYHDARIDNQLATDTLIPDVVQLQTVQDFPRWKKQGVLLNYKPVGWDKVYPEFRDADGAWIGAYVIAFSNLVNTQLLNEKSWPREANDYLRPDLKGNLILAYPNDDDAVLFWYKQIVDKYGWEFVEKLQEQDPVYVRGTNVPGAQITTGKYSATFTSSGALVPAAGSVTRFVLPKTDPFVSWAQRAAIFKQAKHPESAKLYLSWLLDPQTQTQVSRMWSVRTDVAPPAGYKHIWEYSNTRPQAFADFMSDRGAVERFRAQMSLYVGEAKGDPTPGWLGLHPEVPLAN from the coding sequence ATGCAATACACTGGGAAGTACCTGAAGAAAACCGCATTGATGCTGACCATGATGGCCGGCCTCAGCGCCGGGCAAAGTCAGGCGGCTGTCGCGCCGGACACCCGTTCGCTGGATGAAATCTATCAGAGCGCATTGAAGGAAGGCGGTACGGTCACCGTTTATGCCGGCGGCGATGTACAGTCGCAGCAAGCGGGCTTCAAACAGGCGTTTGAGAACCGGTTTCCCGGCATCAAACTGAACGTCATCGTCGATTACAGCAAATACCACGACGCGCGTATCGACAACCAACTGGCGACCGACACCCTGATTCCGGATGTGGTGCAGTTGCAAACGGTGCAGGATTTCCCACGCTGGAAAAAGCAGGGCGTGCTGCTGAACTACAAACCGGTGGGCTGGGACAAGGTCTACCCGGAGTTCCGTGATGCGGACGGTGCCTGGATCGGCGCGTATGTCATCGCCTTCAGCAACCTGGTCAACACCCAGCTACTGAATGAAAAATCCTGGCCGCGAGAAGCAAACGACTATCTGCGCCCCGACCTGAAAGGCAACCTGATTCTGGCCTACCCTAACGACGACGACGCGGTGCTGTTCTGGTACAAGCAGATCGTGGATAAATACGGCTGGGAATTTGTTGAAAAACTGCAGGAGCAGGACCCGGTCTACGTGCGCGGCACCAACGTACCCGGCGCTCAGATCACTACCGGCAAATACAGCGCCACCTTCACCAGCTCCGGCGCTCTGGTTCCGGCGGCAGGTTCAGTGACTCGCTTTGTGCTGCCGAAGACCGACCCGTTTGTCTCCTGGGCGCAACGCGCCGCCATCTTCAAACAGGCCAAACACCCGGAAAGCGCCAAACTGTACCTGAGCTGGCTGCTGGATCCGCAAACGCAAACCCAGGTATCACGCATGTGGTCGGTACGCACCGATGTGGCGCCACCCGCTGGCTACAAGCACATCTGGGAATACAGCAACACCCGCCCGCAGGCGTTTGCTGACTTCATGTCCGACCGTGGCGCGGTCGAGCGCTTCCGCGCACAGATGAGCCTGTACGTAGGCGAAGCCAAAGGCGACCCGACCCCAGGCTGGCTCGGCCTGCACCCAGAGGTGCCGCTGGCGAACTAA
- a CDS encoding SymE family type I addiction module toxin: MREWFIEVGFTDGMPLKIRIMPGCMVITAQNTRELWHCLEGLSIEPFDPDAAANLIRHYPSGLTFAG; encoded by the coding sequence GTGAGGGAGTGGTTCATCGAGGTCGGGTTTACCGACGGGATGCCGTTAAAAATACGAATCATGCCCGGCTGCATGGTCATCACCGCCCAGAACACCCGCGAGCTGTGGCACTGTCTGGAAGGACTCAGCATCGAACCCTTTGACCCGGACGCCGCCGCCAATTTGATCAGGCATTACCCCAGCGGCCTGACGTTCGCCGGGTAA
- a CDS encoding DUF4926 domain-containing protein — protein MIREYDVVEAKKDLSDTVLKGCKGAVVMIYQEPTLGYEVEFIDNKGDTLDVLTVYPDDIGLLG, from the coding sequence ATGATCAGAGAATATGATGTTGTTGAGGCTAAAAAAGACTTGTCGGACACAGTGCTAAAAGGATGTAAAGGCGCTGTTGTCATGATTTATCAAGAGCCTACGTTAGGTTATGAAGTGGAATTCATTGATAATAAAGGTGATACATTGGATGTATTGACTGTTTATCCTGATGATATTGGGTTATTAGGGTAA
- a CDS encoding DUF6883 domain-containing protein, whose protein sequence is MENNYLSSTDKSRQTYLNHKENLTEQEKQDRDALNRKDLETDLAVMQACHGGEGDCQTERAKAKEALDTYINLSYQNPKEAQAGYQQIQTLLNSTDPNAKDVFNVLEGYTQAFMRFGYTEEEAKARAGVYVGSVYTAGGISAVVASGALAKQFGEDIAQVEKPSDVGKTESMAANAGKGSANTAKNTPETQASVDKKLATYLLEKEHPVGGSKAEWFDSALGFNKENSSELAKQIVFDPKTAIKTSDTQFGTKYDQVIPITGTNGRTINVKFGWIENNDGVVRLVTAIPAKK, encoded by the coding sequence GTGGAGAATAACTATCTGAGCAGCACGGACAAGAGCCGCCAGACGTATCTCAACCACAAAGAGAACCTGACCGAGCAGGAAAAACAGGATCGCGATGCGCTAAATCGTAAGGATCTGGAAACCGATCTGGCTGTCATGCAGGCCTGTCATGGCGGAGAAGGTGACTGCCAGACAGAGAGGGCAAAAGCGAAAGAGGCGCTGGATACTTACATCAATCTGTCGTACCAGAACCCCAAAGAGGCACAGGCTGGTTATCAGCAAATTCAGACATTGCTGAACTCCACAGACCCGAATGCAAAAGATGTCTTTAACGTGCTGGAAGGCTATACCCAGGCGTTTATGCGCTTCGGGTATACAGAAGAGGAAGCCAAAGCACGGGCCGGGGTTTATGTCGGTTCAGTGTACACAGCCGGTGGCATTAGTGCTGTTGTTGCATCAGGGGCACTGGCGAAGCAGTTTGGGGAAGATATAGCTCAGGTAGAAAAACCGTCTGATGTTGGTAAAACTGAATCAATGGCTGCTAATGCTGGCAAGGGAAGTGCTAATACAGCCAAAAATACACCTGAAACACAAGCAAGCGTTGATAAAAAATTAGCTACCTATCTATTGGAAAAAGAGCACCCTGTTGGAGGCAGTAAAGCTGAATGGTTCGATAGTGCGCTTGGATTTAATAAGGAAAATTCGAGTGAGCTTGCAAAACAGATTGTCTTTGATCCTAAAACAGCGATTAAAACATCGGATACGCAATTCGGTACTAAATATGACCAAGTAATACCAATAACTGGTACTAATGGTAGAACTATTAACGTTAAATTTGGTTGGATAGAGAACAATGATGGTGTTGTCAGATTAGTTACCGCTATTCCGGCTAAAAAATAA
- a CDS encoding type II toxin-antitoxin system RelE/ParE family toxin, which yields MNVSISPLAEQDIEAIGDYIAQDNPVRAVSFVESLYQQCILIGENPWLYRERPELGSHIRSCTYGRYLILYGTTETEVRIERVLHGARDIDSLFSVLPDSPQS from the coding sequence ATGAACGTGAGCATATCGCCGCTGGCCGAGCAGGATATCGAGGCGATAGGCGACTATATCGCGCAGGACAATCCGGTGCGGGCGGTGAGCTTCGTGGAAAGCCTGTACCAGCAGTGCATCCTGATAGGCGAGAACCCCTGGCTGTATCGTGAGCGCCCGGAACTGGGGAGCCACATCAGAAGTTGTACTTACGGGCGTTATCTTATCCTGTACGGCACAACGGAAACGGAGGTGCGGATAGAGCGTGTGCTGCATGGTGCGCGTGATATCGACAGTCTGTTCAGTGTGTTGCCGGACAGCCCGCAAAGCTAG
- a CDS encoding type II toxin-antitoxin system ParD family antitoxin — protein sequence MATSIALSPYFEQFIREQIDSGRYNNVSEVVRAGLRALEDREQQMKLDALRAAVELGVNSGPGKEAQAVFGRLSEKYRRMAEGEQPE from the coding sequence ATGGCAACCAGTATCGCGTTAAGTCCGTACTTCGAGCAGTTTATCCGTGAACAAATCGACAGCGGGCGTTACAACAATGTCAGCGAAGTGGTACGCGCCGGGCTGCGGGCGCTGGAAGATCGGGAGCAGCAGATGAAGCTGGATGCGCTGCGGGCGGCGGTAGAGCTGGGCGTGAACAGCGGTCCGGGCAAGGAGGCACAGGCGGTGTTTGGTCGTCTGTCGGAGAAATACCGCCGAATGGCGGAAGGTGAGCAGCCGGAATGA
- a CDS encoding SymE family type I addiction module toxin: protein MRPHNASQPSTRFQAVSLQGAWLTEAGFTDGMPLKIRVMPGCMVITAQNTRELWHCLEGLSIEPFDPDAAANWIRHYPGGLTFAE from the coding sequence TTGCGGCCTCACAACGCCAGCCAGCCCAGCACCCGCTTTCAGGCGGTGTCGCTGCAAGGTGCCTGGCTTACCGAAGCCGGCTTTACCGACGGGATGCCGTTAAAAATACGGGTCATGCCCGGCTGCATGGTCATCACCGCCCAGAACACCCGCGAGCTGTGGCACTGTCTGGAAGGACTCAGCATCGAACCCTTTGACCCGGACGCCGCCGCCAACTGGATCAGGCATTACCCCGGCGGCCTGACGTTCGCCGAGTAA